A DNA window from Paralichthys olivaceus isolate ysfri-2021 chromosome 3, ASM2471397v2, whole genome shotgun sequence contains the following coding sequences:
- the nexn gene encoding nexilin isoform X2, translating to MTEVAQVAAVVAHDMDNVTNENEHSISDAENKEDDVTHEEEEEDVAINEDDDTEKKSEGTSQEEDKKPHHTNDTETDKPQVNGVEHKEKDSDDKTNGEAMDGEEREDAQSDTNEDQNMSDLALKREKLLRSRKPVARSYMPKLNKDKGDVTSKYEAMQKAREERSRQRNKDEQQKRKEQFVKEREWNRRKQQIKELLASSDEEEEVKPAKVEKSYVPKITGSVKGKFAEMEKQRQEVERKRAEGERKKREAQDNMEKAKIKKDLAKKAAEEGDDTILVRVVPAKPSRPPGRIKVNFEDMEKDREEDLKKKAEEEKKKRYDENRRSFREAKRRSVVEQDEEEKPSEKLQVTPGKLKMTFEELEKERQDQRRKQAEEEAKRRLVDEKKAFEEARLGMGEDENDDQISQEDKEEIRPGRLRLSFEELERQRVEEVRKKAEEEAKRRMEEERRAFAEARKSMLVDEDDDVLMALLNLEGSEPGKICASFEELERQRREEEQKKAEEEAKRRLEEEKRLFAEARKSMSSGLDQEMSAYGDETALDEEEGIVKSESQEALYPKKLEMNFEELLKEKEEAERRRKAEERKKKMEQEKQEFEQLRQEMGEDEVNESSNVVSKEYEELTKLKRTGSIQAKNLKSKFEKIKQLTEEEIQKKIEMERARRKAIDDEIKEREAERFQEEDEERETTPARADESPFKQKVDMRARFEQMAKAREDEERKRIEDQKLQRMHFEQQEIDAALQKKKEDDGEDEGSIINGSAAYEDEEDHARSGAPWFKKPLKNQSVVDSEPVRFTVKITGEPKPEVTWWFEGEMLQDCEDYQYIERGETYCLYLPETFPEDEGEYMCKAVNSRGTAASTCILTIETYDY from the exons ATGACGGAGGTGGCGCAGGTTGCAGCGGTGGTCGCCCACGACATGGATAATGTCACGAATGAGAATGAACACAGCATTAGTGACGCAGAAAACAAGGAAGATGATGTGAcgcatgaggaggaggaggaggatgtggcaATTAATGAAGATGACGACACTGAGAAGAAAAGCGAGGGGACGTCACaggaagaagacaaaaaacCCCATCACACGAATGATACTGAGACTGACAAGCCACAAGTGAACGGTGTGGAGCACAAAGAAAAAGACTCAGACGATAAGACAAATGGTGAAGCAATGGatggtgaagagagagaggatgcaCAATCTGATACAAATGAAGACCAGAATATGTCTGATCTGGCACTTAAAAGAGAG aaaCTTCTCCGATCTAGAAAGCCGGTGGCCAGGAGCTACATGCCCAAGCTGAACAAAGACAAGGGGGATGTGACGAGCAAGTACGAGGCCATGCAGAAGGCCAGGGAGGAGCGCAGCAGGCAGAGGAACAAGGATGAGCAGCAGAAGAGGAAAGAGCAATTCGTcaaggagagagagtggaacCGCAGGAAGCAGCAG ATAAAAGAACTACTCGCATCCagcgatgaggaggaagaggtgaagCCAGCAAAGGTGGAAAAATCATACGTCCCCAAAATCACAG GCAGTGTGAAGGGGAAGTTTGCAGAGATGGAGAAGCAAAGGCAAGAGGTGGAAAGGAAGAGGgcggaaggagagaggaagaaaagggaggCCCAGGACAACATGGAAAAAGCCAAAATCAAGAAGGATTTGGCAAAGAAAGCAGCTGAG GAGGGAGATGACACAATCCTGGTGCGGGTGGTTCCAGCAAAGCCTTCACGACCTCCGGGCAGGATCAAGGTGAACTTTGAAGACATGGAGAAGGATCGAGAGGAGGACCTGAAGAagaaggcagaggaggagaaaaagaaacgcTACGATGAGAACAGACGCTCCTTCAGGGAAGCTAAGAGGCGCTCTGTTGTTGAACAG gatgaagaggagaagccctctgagaagctgcaggtgaCTCCCGGGAAGCTGAAGATGACAtttgaggagctggagaaggagagacaggaccagaggaggaagcaggcggaggaggaggccaaACGCCGCCTGGTAGACGAGAAGAAGGCGTTTGAGGAGGCCAGACTGggaatg GGAGAAGATGAGAACGATGATCAGATATCTCAGGAAGACAAGGAAGAGATCCGACCTGGAAGACTGAGGCTGAGCtttgaggagctggagaggcaaAGAGTCGAAGAAGTGCGCAAGAaagcggaggaggaggccaagagacgaatggaggaggagaggagagcttTTGCTGAAGCCAGAAAGAGCATG CTGGTAGATGAGGACGATGATGTGCTGATGGCCTTGCTGAACCTGGAGGGCAGTGAACCTGGGAAGATATGTGCCAGTTTCGAGGAGCTGGAGcgacagagaagagaagaggagcagaagaaagcagaggaggaggccaagaggaggctggaggaggagaagaggctcTTTGCTGAGGCCCGCAAGAGTATG AGCTCTGGCCTGGATCAGGAAATGTCTGCATATGGAGATGAAACA gcgcTAGATGAGGAAGAAGGGATAGTGAAGAGTGAGTCTCAGGAGGCGCTGTACCCCAAAAAACTGGAAATGAACTTTGAGGAGCTgctgaaagaaaaggaggaagctGAGAGAAGACGTAAGGCGGAGGAGCGCAAGAAGAAGATGGAACAGGAGAAGCAGGAATTTGAGCAACTCCGACAAGAGATGGGCGAG GACGAAGTAAATGAAAGCTCAAATGTTGTAAGCAAAGAGTATGAAGAGCTCACTAAGCTCAAGAGGACTGGCTCCATCCAGGCCAAAAACCTCAAGTCCAAGTTTGAGAAGATCAAGCAGCTGACCGAAGAGGAAATTCAGAAGAAGATCGAAATGGAGAGAGCACGGAGGAAGGCGATCGATGATGaaattaaagagagagaagctgagAGGTTCCAAGAG GAGGATGAGGAAAGAGAAACGACTCCAGCGAGGGCTGACGAGTCACCATTCAAACAGAAGGTGGACATGCGAGCTCGATTTGAACAAATGGCCAAAGCCAGAGAGGacgaagagaggaagaggatagAGGATCAGAAGCTGCAGAGGATGCATTttgagcagcaggagattgatgCTGCACTCCAGAAA AAAAAGGAGGATGATGGGGAGGATGAGGGCAGCATCATCAACGGCTCTGCAGCctatgaagatgaggaggatcaCGCCAGGTCTGGGGCGCCGTGGTTCAAAAAGCCCCTCAAGAATCAATCGGTGGTGGACTCTGAGCCGGTGCGGTTCACTGTTAAGATCACTGGGGAGCCGAAGCCTGAAGTCACCTGGTGGTTTGAGGGAGAGATGCTCCAGGACTGTGAGGACTATCAGTAtatagagagaggagagacgtACTGCCTCTACCTGCCCGAGACCTTCCCGGAGGACGAGGGCGAGTACATGTGCAAAGCCGTGAACAGCAGAGGCACAGCAGCGAGCACCTGCATCCTCACAATAGAAA CGTACGACTACTGA
- the nexn gene encoding nexilin isoform X3 → MTEVAQVAAVVAHDMDNVTNENEHSISDAENKEDDVTHEEEEEDVAINEDDDTEKKSEGTSQEEDKKPHHTNDTETDKPQVNGVEHKEKDSDDKTNGEAMDGEEREDAQSDTNEDQNMSDLALKREKLLRSRKPVARSYMPKLNKDKGDVTSKYEAMQKAREERSRQRNKDEQQKRKEQFVKEREWNRRKQQIKELLASSDEEEEVKPAKVEKSYVPKITGSVKGKFAEMEKQRQEVERKRAEGERKKREAQDNMEKAKIKKDLAKKAAEEGDDTILVRVVPAKPSRPPGRIKVNFEDMEKDREEDLKKKAEEEKKKRYDENRRSFREAKRRSVVEQDEEEKPSEKLQVTPGKLKMTFEELEKERQDQRRKQAEEEAKRRLVDEKKAFEEARLGMGEDENDDQISQEDKEEIRPGRLRLSFEELERQRVEEVRKKAEEEAKRRMEEERRAFAEARKSMLVDEDDDVLMALLNLEGSEPGKICASFEELERQRREEEQKKAEEEAKRRLEEEKRLFAEARKSMALDEEEGIVKSESQEALYPKKLEMNFEELLKEKEEAERRRKAEERKKKMEQEKQEFEQLRQEMGEDEVNESSNVVSKEYEELTKLKRTGSIQAKNLKSKFEKIKQLTEEEIQKKIEMERARRKAIDDEIKEREAERFQEEDEERETTPARADESPFKQKVDMRARFEQMAKAREDEERKRIEDQKLQRMHFEQQEIDAALQKKKEDDGEDEGSIINGSAAYEDEEDHARSGAPWFKKPLKNQSVVDSEPVRFTVKITGEPKPEVTWWFEGEMLQDCEDYQYIERGETYCLYLPETFPEDEGEYMCKAVNSRGTAASTCILTIESKTTLV, encoded by the exons ATGACGGAGGTGGCGCAGGTTGCAGCGGTGGTCGCCCACGACATGGATAATGTCACGAATGAGAATGAACACAGCATTAGTGACGCAGAAAACAAGGAAGATGATGTGAcgcatgaggaggaggaggaggatgtggcaATTAATGAAGATGACGACACTGAGAAGAAAAGCGAGGGGACGTCACaggaagaagacaaaaaacCCCATCACACGAATGATACTGAGACTGACAAGCCACAAGTGAACGGTGTGGAGCACAAAGAAAAAGACTCAGACGATAAGACAAATGGTGAAGCAATGGatggtgaagagagagaggatgcaCAATCTGATACAAATGAAGACCAGAATATGTCTGATCTGGCACTTAAAAGAGAG aaaCTTCTCCGATCTAGAAAGCCGGTGGCCAGGAGCTACATGCCCAAGCTGAACAAAGACAAGGGGGATGTGACGAGCAAGTACGAGGCCATGCAGAAGGCCAGGGAGGAGCGCAGCAGGCAGAGGAACAAGGATGAGCAGCAGAAGAGGAAAGAGCAATTCGTcaaggagagagagtggaacCGCAGGAAGCAGCAG ATAAAAGAACTACTCGCATCCagcgatgaggaggaagaggtgaagCCAGCAAAGGTGGAAAAATCATACGTCCCCAAAATCACAG GCAGTGTGAAGGGGAAGTTTGCAGAGATGGAGAAGCAAAGGCAAGAGGTGGAAAGGAAGAGGgcggaaggagagaggaagaaaagggaggCCCAGGACAACATGGAAAAAGCCAAAATCAAGAAGGATTTGGCAAAGAAAGCAGCTGAG GAGGGAGATGACACAATCCTGGTGCGGGTGGTTCCAGCAAAGCCTTCACGACCTCCGGGCAGGATCAAGGTGAACTTTGAAGACATGGAGAAGGATCGAGAGGAGGACCTGAAGAagaaggcagaggaggagaaaaagaaacgcTACGATGAGAACAGACGCTCCTTCAGGGAAGCTAAGAGGCGCTCTGTTGTTGAACAG gatgaagaggagaagccctctgagaagctgcaggtgaCTCCCGGGAAGCTGAAGATGACAtttgaggagctggagaaggagagacaggaccagaggaggaagcaggcggaggaggaggccaaACGCCGCCTGGTAGACGAGAAGAAGGCGTTTGAGGAGGCCAGACTGggaatg GGAGAAGATGAGAACGATGATCAGATATCTCAGGAAGACAAGGAAGAGATCCGACCTGGAAGACTGAGGCTGAGCtttgaggagctggagaggcaaAGAGTCGAAGAAGTGCGCAAGAaagcggaggaggaggccaagagacgaatggaggaggagaggagagcttTTGCTGAAGCCAGAAAGAGCATG CTGGTAGATGAGGACGATGATGTGCTGATGGCCTTGCTGAACCTGGAGGGCAGTGAACCTGGGAAGATATGTGCCAGTTTCGAGGAGCTGGAGcgacagagaagagaagaggagcagaagaaagcagaggaggaggccaagaggaggctggaggaggagaagaggctcTTTGCTGAGGCCCGCAAGAGTATG gcgcTAGATGAGGAAGAAGGGATAGTGAAGAGTGAGTCTCAGGAGGCGCTGTACCCCAAAAAACTGGAAATGAACTTTGAGGAGCTgctgaaagaaaaggaggaagctGAGAGAAGACGTAAGGCGGAGGAGCGCAAGAAGAAGATGGAACAGGAGAAGCAGGAATTTGAGCAACTCCGACAAGAGATGGGCGAG GACGAAGTAAATGAAAGCTCAAATGTTGTAAGCAAAGAGTATGAAGAGCTCACTAAGCTCAAGAGGACTGGCTCCATCCAGGCCAAAAACCTCAAGTCCAAGTTTGAGAAGATCAAGCAGCTGACCGAAGAGGAAATTCAGAAGAAGATCGAAATGGAGAGAGCACGGAGGAAGGCGATCGATGATGaaattaaagagagagaagctgagAGGTTCCAAGAG GAGGATGAGGAAAGAGAAACGACTCCAGCGAGGGCTGACGAGTCACCATTCAAACAGAAGGTGGACATGCGAGCTCGATTTGAACAAATGGCCAAAGCCAGAGAGGacgaagagaggaagaggatagAGGATCAGAAGCTGCAGAGGATGCATTttgagcagcaggagattgatgCTGCACTCCAGAAA AAAAAGGAGGATGATGGGGAGGATGAGGGCAGCATCATCAACGGCTCTGCAGCctatgaagatgaggaggatcaCGCCAGGTCTGGGGCGCCGTGGTTCAAAAAGCCCCTCAAGAATCAATCGGTGGTGGACTCTGAGCCGGTGCGGTTCACTGTTAAGATCACTGGGGAGCCGAAGCCTGAAGTCACCTGGTGGTTTGAGGGAGAGATGCTCCAGGACTGTGAGGACTATCAGTAtatagagagaggagagacgtACTGCCTCTACCTGCCCGAGACCTTCCCGGAGGACGAGGGCGAGTACATGTGCAAAGCCGTGAACAGCAGAGGCACAGCAGCGAGCACCTGCATCCTCACAATAGAAAGTAAGACCACCTTAGTGTGA
- the nexn gene encoding nexilin isoform X4 produces the protein MTEVAQVAAVVAHDMDNVTNENEHSISDAENKEDDVTHEEEEEDVAINEDDDTEKKSEGTSQEEDKKPHHTNDTETDKPQVNGVEHKEKDSDDKTNGEAMDGEEREDAQSDTNEDQNMSDLALKREKLLRSRKPVARSYMPKLNKDKGDVTSKYEAMQKAREERSRQRNKDEQQKRKEQFVKEREWNRRKQQIKELLASSDEEEEVKPAKVEKSYVPKITGSVKGKFAEMEKQRQEVERKRAEGERKKREAQDNMEKAKIKKDLAKKAAEEGDDTILVRVVPAKPSRPPGRIKVNFEDMEKDREEDLKKKAEEEKKKRYDENRRSFREAKRRSVVEQDEEEKPSEKLQVTPGKLKMTFEELEKERQDQRRKQAEEEAKRRLVDEKKAFEEARLGMGEDENDDQISQEDKEEIRPGRLRLSFEELERQRVEEVRKKAEEEAKRRMEEERRAFAEARKSMLVDEDDDVLMALLNLEGSEPGKICASFEELERQRREEEQKKAEEEAKRRLEEEKRLFAEARKSMALDEEEGIVKSESQEALYPKKLEMNFEELLKEKEEAERRRKAEERKKKMEQEKQEFEQLRQEMGEDEVNESSNVVSKEYEELTKLKRTGSIQAKNLKSKFEKIKQLTEEEIQKKIEMERARRKAIDDEIKEREAERFQEEDEERETTPARADESPFKQKVDMRARFEQMAKAREDEERKRIEDQKLQRMHFEQQEIDAALQKKKEDDGEDEGSIINGSAAYEDEEDHARSGAPWFKKPLKNQSVVDSEPVRFTVKITGEPKPEVTWWFEGEMLQDCEDYQYIERGETYCLYLPETFPEDEGEYMCKAVNSRGTAASTCILTIETYDY, from the exons ATGACGGAGGTGGCGCAGGTTGCAGCGGTGGTCGCCCACGACATGGATAATGTCACGAATGAGAATGAACACAGCATTAGTGACGCAGAAAACAAGGAAGATGATGTGAcgcatgaggaggaggaggaggatgtggcaATTAATGAAGATGACGACACTGAGAAGAAAAGCGAGGGGACGTCACaggaagaagacaaaaaacCCCATCACACGAATGATACTGAGACTGACAAGCCACAAGTGAACGGTGTGGAGCACAAAGAAAAAGACTCAGACGATAAGACAAATGGTGAAGCAATGGatggtgaagagagagaggatgcaCAATCTGATACAAATGAAGACCAGAATATGTCTGATCTGGCACTTAAAAGAGAG aaaCTTCTCCGATCTAGAAAGCCGGTGGCCAGGAGCTACATGCCCAAGCTGAACAAAGACAAGGGGGATGTGACGAGCAAGTACGAGGCCATGCAGAAGGCCAGGGAGGAGCGCAGCAGGCAGAGGAACAAGGATGAGCAGCAGAAGAGGAAAGAGCAATTCGTcaaggagagagagtggaacCGCAGGAAGCAGCAG ATAAAAGAACTACTCGCATCCagcgatgaggaggaagaggtgaagCCAGCAAAGGTGGAAAAATCATACGTCCCCAAAATCACAG GCAGTGTGAAGGGGAAGTTTGCAGAGATGGAGAAGCAAAGGCAAGAGGTGGAAAGGAAGAGGgcggaaggagagaggaagaaaagggaggCCCAGGACAACATGGAAAAAGCCAAAATCAAGAAGGATTTGGCAAAGAAAGCAGCTGAG GAGGGAGATGACACAATCCTGGTGCGGGTGGTTCCAGCAAAGCCTTCACGACCTCCGGGCAGGATCAAGGTGAACTTTGAAGACATGGAGAAGGATCGAGAGGAGGACCTGAAGAagaaggcagaggaggagaaaaagaaacgcTACGATGAGAACAGACGCTCCTTCAGGGAAGCTAAGAGGCGCTCTGTTGTTGAACAG gatgaagaggagaagccctctgagaagctgcaggtgaCTCCCGGGAAGCTGAAGATGACAtttgaggagctggagaaggagagacaggaccagaggaggaagcaggcggaggaggaggccaaACGCCGCCTGGTAGACGAGAAGAAGGCGTTTGAGGAGGCCAGACTGggaatg GGAGAAGATGAGAACGATGATCAGATATCTCAGGAAGACAAGGAAGAGATCCGACCTGGAAGACTGAGGCTGAGCtttgaggagctggagaggcaaAGAGTCGAAGAAGTGCGCAAGAaagcggaggaggaggccaagagacgaatggaggaggagaggagagcttTTGCTGAAGCCAGAAAGAGCATG CTGGTAGATGAGGACGATGATGTGCTGATGGCCTTGCTGAACCTGGAGGGCAGTGAACCTGGGAAGATATGTGCCAGTTTCGAGGAGCTGGAGcgacagagaagagaagaggagcagaagaaagcagaggaggaggccaagaggaggctggaggaggagaagaggctcTTTGCTGAGGCCCGCAAGAGTATG gcgcTAGATGAGGAAGAAGGGATAGTGAAGAGTGAGTCTCAGGAGGCGCTGTACCCCAAAAAACTGGAAATGAACTTTGAGGAGCTgctgaaagaaaaggaggaagctGAGAGAAGACGTAAGGCGGAGGAGCGCAAGAAGAAGATGGAACAGGAGAAGCAGGAATTTGAGCAACTCCGACAAGAGATGGGCGAG GACGAAGTAAATGAAAGCTCAAATGTTGTAAGCAAAGAGTATGAAGAGCTCACTAAGCTCAAGAGGACTGGCTCCATCCAGGCCAAAAACCTCAAGTCCAAGTTTGAGAAGATCAAGCAGCTGACCGAAGAGGAAATTCAGAAGAAGATCGAAATGGAGAGAGCACGGAGGAAGGCGATCGATGATGaaattaaagagagagaagctgagAGGTTCCAAGAG GAGGATGAGGAAAGAGAAACGACTCCAGCGAGGGCTGACGAGTCACCATTCAAACAGAAGGTGGACATGCGAGCTCGATTTGAACAAATGGCCAAAGCCAGAGAGGacgaagagaggaagaggatagAGGATCAGAAGCTGCAGAGGATGCATTttgagcagcaggagattgatgCTGCACTCCAGAAA AAAAAGGAGGATGATGGGGAGGATGAGGGCAGCATCATCAACGGCTCTGCAGCctatgaagatgaggaggatcaCGCCAGGTCTGGGGCGCCGTGGTTCAAAAAGCCCCTCAAGAATCAATCGGTGGTGGACTCTGAGCCGGTGCGGTTCACTGTTAAGATCACTGGGGAGCCGAAGCCTGAAGTCACCTGGTGGTTTGAGGGAGAGATGCTCCAGGACTGTGAGGACTATCAGTAtatagagagaggagagacgtACTGCCTCTACCTGCCCGAGACCTTCCCGGAGGACGAGGGCGAGTACATGTGCAAAGCCGTGAACAGCAGAGGCACAGCAGCGAGCACCTGCATCCTCACAATAGAAA CGTACGACTACTGA
- the nexn gene encoding nexilin isoform X1, with product MTEVAQVAAVVAHDMDNVTNENEHSISDAENKEDDVTHEEEEEDVAINEDDDTEKKSEGTSQEEDKKPHHTNDTETDKPQVNGVEHKEKDSDDKTNGEAMDGEEREDAQSDTNEDQNMSDLALKREKLLRSRKPVARSYMPKLNKDKGDVTSKYEAMQKAREERSRQRNKDEQQKRKEQFVKEREWNRRKQQIKELLASSDEEEEVKPAKVEKSYVPKITGSVKGKFAEMEKQRQEVERKRAEGERKKREAQDNMEKAKIKKDLAKKAAEEGDDTILVRVVPAKPSRPPGRIKVNFEDMEKDREEDLKKKAEEEKKKRYDENRRSFREAKRRSVVEQDEEEKPSEKLQVTPGKLKMTFEELEKERQDQRRKQAEEEAKRRLVDEKKAFEEARLGMGEDENDDQISQEDKEEIRPGRLRLSFEELERQRVEEVRKKAEEEAKRRMEEERRAFAEARKSMLVDEDDDVLMALLNLEGSEPGKICASFEELERQRREEEQKKAEEEAKRRLEEEKRLFAEARKSMSSGLDQEMSAYGDETALDEEEGIVKSESQEALYPKKLEMNFEELLKEKEEAERRRKAEERKKKMEQEKQEFEQLRQEMGEDEVNESSNVVSKEYEELTKLKRTGSIQAKNLKSKFEKIKQLTEEEIQKKIEMERARRKAIDDEIKEREAERFQEEDEERETTPARADESPFKQKVDMRARFEQMAKAREDEERKRIEDQKLQRMHFEQQEIDAALQKKKEDDGEDEGSIINGSAAYEDEEDHARSGAPWFKKPLKNQSVVDSEPVRFTVKITGEPKPEVTWWFEGEMLQDCEDYQYIERGETYCLYLPETFPEDEGEYMCKAVNSRGTAASTCILTIESKTTLV from the exons ATGACGGAGGTGGCGCAGGTTGCAGCGGTGGTCGCCCACGACATGGATAATGTCACGAATGAGAATGAACACAGCATTAGTGACGCAGAAAACAAGGAAGATGATGTGAcgcatgaggaggaggaggaggatgtggcaATTAATGAAGATGACGACACTGAGAAGAAAAGCGAGGGGACGTCACaggaagaagacaaaaaacCCCATCACACGAATGATACTGAGACTGACAAGCCACAAGTGAACGGTGTGGAGCACAAAGAAAAAGACTCAGACGATAAGACAAATGGTGAAGCAATGGatggtgaagagagagaggatgcaCAATCTGATACAAATGAAGACCAGAATATGTCTGATCTGGCACTTAAAAGAGAG aaaCTTCTCCGATCTAGAAAGCCGGTGGCCAGGAGCTACATGCCCAAGCTGAACAAAGACAAGGGGGATGTGACGAGCAAGTACGAGGCCATGCAGAAGGCCAGGGAGGAGCGCAGCAGGCAGAGGAACAAGGATGAGCAGCAGAAGAGGAAAGAGCAATTCGTcaaggagagagagtggaacCGCAGGAAGCAGCAG ATAAAAGAACTACTCGCATCCagcgatgaggaggaagaggtgaagCCAGCAAAGGTGGAAAAATCATACGTCCCCAAAATCACAG GCAGTGTGAAGGGGAAGTTTGCAGAGATGGAGAAGCAAAGGCAAGAGGTGGAAAGGAAGAGGgcggaaggagagaggaagaaaagggaggCCCAGGACAACATGGAAAAAGCCAAAATCAAGAAGGATTTGGCAAAGAAAGCAGCTGAG GAGGGAGATGACACAATCCTGGTGCGGGTGGTTCCAGCAAAGCCTTCACGACCTCCGGGCAGGATCAAGGTGAACTTTGAAGACATGGAGAAGGATCGAGAGGAGGACCTGAAGAagaaggcagaggaggagaaaaagaaacgcTACGATGAGAACAGACGCTCCTTCAGGGAAGCTAAGAGGCGCTCTGTTGTTGAACAG gatgaagaggagaagccctctgagaagctgcaggtgaCTCCCGGGAAGCTGAAGATGACAtttgaggagctggagaaggagagacaggaccagaggaggaagcaggcggaggaggaggccaaACGCCGCCTGGTAGACGAGAAGAAGGCGTTTGAGGAGGCCAGACTGggaatg GGAGAAGATGAGAACGATGATCAGATATCTCAGGAAGACAAGGAAGAGATCCGACCTGGAAGACTGAGGCTGAGCtttgaggagctggagaggcaaAGAGTCGAAGAAGTGCGCAAGAaagcggaggaggaggccaagagacgaatggaggaggagaggagagcttTTGCTGAAGCCAGAAAGAGCATG CTGGTAGATGAGGACGATGATGTGCTGATGGCCTTGCTGAACCTGGAGGGCAGTGAACCTGGGAAGATATGTGCCAGTTTCGAGGAGCTGGAGcgacagagaagagaagaggagcagaagaaagcagaggaggaggccaagaggaggctggaggaggagaagaggctcTTTGCTGAGGCCCGCAAGAGTATG AGCTCTGGCCTGGATCAGGAAATGTCTGCATATGGAGATGAAACA gcgcTAGATGAGGAAGAAGGGATAGTGAAGAGTGAGTCTCAGGAGGCGCTGTACCCCAAAAAACTGGAAATGAACTTTGAGGAGCTgctgaaagaaaaggaggaagctGAGAGAAGACGTAAGGCGGAGGAGCGCAAGAAGAAGATGGAACAGGAGAAGCAGGAATTTGAGCAACTCCGACAAGAGATGGGCGAG GACGAAGTAAATGAAAGCTCAAATGTTGTAAGCAAAGAGTATGAAGAGCTCACTAAGCTCAAGAGGACTGGCTCCATCCAGGCCAAAAACCTCAAGTCCAAGTTTGAGAAGATCAAGCAGCTGACCGAAGAGGAAATTCAGAAGAAGATCGAAATGGAGAGAGCACGGAGGAAGGCGATCGATGATGaaattaaagagagagaagctgagAGGTTCCAAGAG GAGGATGAGGAAAGAGAAACGACTCCAGCGAGGGCTGACGAGTCACCATTCAAACAGAAGGTGGACATGCGAGCTCGATTTGAACAAATGGCCAAAGCCAGAGAGGacgaagagaggaagaggatagAGGATCAGAAGCTGCAGAGGATGCATTttgagcagcaggagattgatgCTGCACTCCAGAAA AAAAAGGAGGATGATGGGGAGGATGAGGGCAGCATCATCAACGGCTCTGCAGCctatgaagatgaggaggatcaCGCCAGGTCTGGGGCGCCGTGGTTCAAAAAGCCCCTCAAGAATCAATCGGTGGTGGACTCTGAGCCGGTGCGGTTCACTGTTAAGATCACTGGGGAGCCGAAGCCTGAAGTCACCTGGTGGTTTGAGGGAGAGATGCTCCAGGACTGTGAGGACTATCAGTAtatagagagaggagagacgtACTGCCTCTACCTGCCCGAGACCTTCCCGGAGGACGAGGGCGAGTACATGTGCAAAGCCGTGAACAGCAGAGGCACAGCAGCGAGCACCTGCATCCTCACAATAGAAAGTAAGACCACCTTAGTGTGA